A single genomic interval of Megalobrama amblycephala isolate DHTTF-2021 linkage group LG15, ASM1881202v1, whole genome shotgun sequence harbors:
- the LOC125247970 gene encoding complement C1q-like protein 2 isoform X1 — MMIFITVLMLNVWAISADDVLSPNINIIEDQGKIKSIETIMESLETEMEQLRTENTELTATVTEQKGNIRELRDEMNKKNEEISNLSSQVEELRKENRGREIAFSASLVESGDKYIGPFSTHFTITYKNVFTNIGNAYNPTTGVFTAPLKGAYMFRVSIYGHGPTPATVSIIKNGEIVVSAYQYQPQGALSSSNGVVLILEVGDVVYVRLKAGRRIYDNENNHSTFSGFLLFPLK; from the exons ATGATGATTTTTATAACGGTTTTAATGCTCAATGTGTGGGCTATATCGGCAGATGATGTACTTTCACCAAACATAAACATCATTGAAGACCAGGGGAAAATAAAGAGCATTGAAACAATAATGGAATCTCTGGAGACTGAAATGGAGCAACtaagaacagaaaa TacagaactgaccgccaccgttacagagcagaaaggaaacatcagagaactgaggGATGAGatgaacaagaaaaatgaag aaatttcAAATCTTTCAAGTCAAGTGGAGGAGTTAAGAAAGGAAAATAGAG GCAGAGAAATAGCTTTTTCAGCGTCACTGGTGGAATCTGGCGATAAATATATTGGTCCTTTTAGCACTCACTTCACAATAACCTACAAGAACGTCTTCACAAACATAGGGAACGCCTACAACCCAACTACAG gtgttttcacagccccactgaaaggagcgtaCATGTTCAGAGTCTCTATATATGGTCATGGCCCAACTCCAGCAACTGTATCCATTATTAAGAATGGAGAGATTGTGGTTTCAGCATATCAATATCAGCCTCAGGGTGCGTTAAGCTCCTCAAATGGAGttgtgttgatcctggaggttgGAGATGTTGTCTATGTGAGACTTAAGGCTGGCAGGAGGATATATGATAACGAGAATAACCACAGCACTTTCAGTGGTTTCCTACTGTTTCCCTTAAAATAA
- the LOC125247970 gene encoding complement C1q-like protein 2 isoform X2 produces MMIFITVLMLNVWAISADDVLSPNINIIEDQGKIKSIETIMESLETEMEQLRTENKELTATVTEQKGNIRELRDEMNKKNEEISNLSSQVEELRKENRGREIAFSASLVESGDKYIGPFSTHFTITYKNVFTNIGNAYNPTTGVFTAPLKGAYMFRVSIYGHGPTPATVSIIKNGEIVVSAYQYQPQGALSSSNGVVLILEVGDVVYVRLKAGRRIYDNENNHSTFSGFLLFPLK; encoded by the exons ATGATGATTTTTATAACGGTTTTAATGCTCAATGTGTGGGCTATATCGGCAGATGATGTACTTTCACCAAACATAAACATCATTGAAGACCAGGGGAAAATAAAGAGCATTGAAACAATAATGGAATCTCTGGAGACTGAAATGGAGCAACtaagaacagaaaacaaag aactgaccgccaccgttacagagcagaaaggaaacatcagagaactgaggGATGAGatgaacaagaaaaatgaag aaatttcAAATCTTTCAAGTCAAGTGGAGGAGTTAAGAAAGGAAAATAGAG GCAGAGAAATAGCTTTTTCAGCGTCACTGGTGGAATCTGGCGATAAATATATTGGTCCTTTTAGCACTCACTTCACAATAACCTACAAGAACGTCTTCACAAACATAGGGAACGCCTACAACCCAACTACAG gtgttttcacagccccactgaaaggagcgtaCATGTTCAGAGTCTCTATATATGGTCATGGCCCAACTCCAGCAACTGTATCCATTATTAAGAATGGAGAGATTGTGGTTTCAGCATATCAATATCAGCCTCAGGGTGCGTTAAGCTCCTCAAATGGAGttgtgttgatcctggaggttgGAGATGTTGTCTATGTGAGACTTAAGGCTGGCAGGAGGATATATGATAACGAGAATAACCACAGCACTTTCAGTGGTTTCCTACTGTTTCCCTTAAAATAA
- the LOC125247970 gene encoding complement C1q-like protein 2 isoform X3 — MMIFITVLMLNVWAISADDVLSPNINIIEDQGKIKSIETIMESLETEMEQLRTENTEQKGNIRELRDEMNKKNEEISNLSSQVEELRKENRGREIAFSASLVESGDKYIGPFSTHFTITYKNVFTNIGNAYNPTTGVFTAPLKGAYMFRVSIYGHGPTPATVSIIKNGEIVVSAYQYQPQGALSSSNGVVLILEVGDVVYVRLKAGRRIYDNENNHSTFSGFLLFPLK; from the exons ATGATGATTTTTATAACGGTTTTAATGCTCAATGTGTGGGCTATATCGGCAGATGATGTACTTTCACCAAACATAAACATCATTGAAGACCAGGGGAAAATAAAGAGCATTGAAACAATAATGGAATCTCTGGAGACTGAAATGGAGCAACtaagaacagaaaa tacagagcagaaaggaaacatcagagaactgaggGATGAGatgaacaagaaaaatgaag aaatttcAAATCTTTCAAGTCAAGTGGAGGAGTTAAGAAAGGAAAATAGAG GCAGAGAAATAGCTTTTTCAGCGTCACTGGTGGAATCTGGCGATAAATATATTGGTCCTTTTAGCACTCACTTCACAATAACCTACAAGAACGTCTTCACAAACATAGGGAACGCCTACAACCCAACTACAG gtgttttcacagccccactgaaaggagcgtaCATGTTCAGAGTCTCTATATATGGTCATGGCCCAACTCCAGCAACTGTATCCATTATTAAGAATGGAGAGATTGTGGTTTCAGCATATCAATATCAGCCTCAGGGTGCGTTAAGCTCCTCAAATGGAGttgtgttgatcctggaggttgGAGATGTTGTCTATGTGAGACTTAAGGCTGGCAGGAGGATATATGATAACGAGAATAACCACAGCACTTTCAGTGGTTTCCTACTGTTTCCCTTAAAATAA